Proteins from a single region of Gambusia affinis linkage group LG12, SWU_Gaff_1.0, whole genome shotgun sequence:
- the dapk3 gene encoding death-associated protein kinase 3: MAGFRQEDVELYYEMGEELGSGQFAIVRKCKEKRTGVEYAAKFIKKRRLSSSRRGVSREEIEREVNILREIQHSNIITLHDIFENKTDVILILELVSGGELFDFLAEKESLTEEEATQFLKQILDGVHYLHSKRIAHFDLKPENIMLLDKNVPNPRIKLIDFGIAHQIKAGNEFKNIFGTPEFVAPEIVNYEPLGLEADMWSIGVITYILLSGASPFLGETKQETLTNISAVNYDFDEEYFSNTSELAKDFIRRLLVKDPKKRMTIDDSLEHPWIKVIKRRNVRQEDRDHKTERRRLKTTRLKEYTIKSHSSMPPNNTYVNFERFSQVLEEIAAAEEGLKELERNQHSCQEDVAALLSIYEEKEGWYKEENQSISADLSHIRQELQRSQTQRRKCQEDARLTMQSANNLKRKFGRLENRYDALAEQMASEVRWVEELLRSMSAEKDALGSGSVP, encoded by the exons ATGGCTGGCTTCAGACAGGAAGATGTTGAACTCTACTATGAGATGGGAGAGGAGCTGGGCAG TGGACAGTTCGCCATCGTCCGGAAGTGCAAGGAGAAGAGAACGGGTGTCGAGTACGCAGCTAAGTTCATCAAGAAGCGGCGCTTGTCGTCCAGCCGGCGCGGGGTGAGCCGCGAGGAGATCGAGCGCGAGGTCAACATCCTGCGGGAGATCCAGCACAGCAACATCATCACGCTGCACGACATCTTCGAGAACAAGACGGACGTGATCCTGATCCTGGAGCTGGTGTCCGGCGGGGAGCTATTCGACTTCCTAGCCGAGAAGGAGTCTCTGACCGAGGAGGAGGCCACGCAGTTTCTCAAGCAGATCCTGGACGGCGTCCACTACCTCCACTCCAAACGCATCGCTCACTTCGACCTGAAG cCTGAGAATATTATGCTGCTGGATAAGAATGTTCCCAACCCCAGGATCAAGCTGATTGATTTTGGGATTGCTCACCAGATCAAAGCTGGAAACGAGTTCAAGAACATTTTTGGGACTCCAGAGTTTGTCG CACCAGAAATAGTCAACTACGAGCCTCTCGGCTTGGAGGCTGACATGTG GAGCATCGGAGTGATCACATACATTCT ACTGAGCGGAGCGTCGCCGTTCCTCGGCGAGACCAAGCAGGAGACTCTGACCAACATCTCGGCTGTCAACTACGATTTCGACGAGGAATATTTCAGCAACACCAGCGAGCTGGCCAAGGACTTCATACGCCGCCTGCTGGTCAAAGAcccaaa GAAGAGAATGACTATTGATGACAGTCTGGAGCATCCCTGGATTAAG GTTATCAAGAGGCGAAACGTGCGCCAGGAGGACCGGGATCACAAAACGGAGCGCCGTCGCCTGAAGACCACTCGGCTGAAGGAGTACACCATCAAGTCTCACTCCAGCATGCCTCCCAACAACACCTACGTGAACTTTGAGCGTTTCTCCCAGGTGCTGGAGGAGATCGCTGCTGCGGAGGAGGGCCTGAAGGAGCTGGAGCGCAACCAGCACTCCTGCCAGGAGGACGTGGCAGCGCTGCTATCCATCTACGAGGAGAAGGAGGGCTGGTACAAGGAGGAGAACCAGAGCATCTCCGCCGACCTCAGCCACATCCGCCAGGAGCTGCAGCGCTCCCAGACGCAGCGCAGGAAGTGCCAGGAGGACGCCCGGCTCACCATGCAGTCGGCCAACAACCTCAAGCGCAAGTTTGGGCGTCTGGAGAACCGCTACGACGCGCTGGCCGAGCAGATGGCCTCAGAGGTCCGCTGGGTGGAGGAGCTGCTCAGGTCCATGTCCGCAGAGAAGGACGCCCTCGGATCCGGCAGCGTCCCCTGA